Below is a genomic region from Lineus longissimus chromosome 4, tnLinLong1.2, whole genome shotgun sequence.
CTATGCGAGTAAATCTTTACCTATTATATGAACACCACCTATTGGGTATATTAGCTCGTTGACAAGAAACGTCACAGATCTTGCCCGATTGAATCGACTCTCCATATTGATTAGGGATTATTTGCGAATAACATACATTGCCTTTGACAGGGAGACACCGTTCATTGTGTTACTGGAGTGTTAGCGACatatcatcatttcatttttcttAAACTGGACTTACTTCTGGATGTACACCCATTATGATACTTGAAGCCATGCGGACTAAAAGTCGTGAGAGACCGCCGAGCAGTTTGGCGATGTCTGCGAAAGAGCGATACGATCCCTTGCTTTGGCCAGAGCGTGCGAAGCCTGGTGATATTGAGACATGTGCTAGTAGGTTGAGTAATGTGACATTTCTCTCCCTTCCAGTGGGCAAGTGCCCTCTAGATGACTACCCCATGACCGTGGACCGCGGCCAGGTTACCAGGACCATGTGTGATGTACGCCGGTTGAAACGCAAGGATCAAAATAATCTGCTGAAAGCTTCCCAAGTGAGTGAGACTCTGTACCGGCACAGTCGACGGATGTTCAACTATGCGCTGAGTAGGGCTGGGGAAATTGACCAGGTGGATTCGCCCAATGCGAAAGCTACTCAAAGCCAGTGCTTCTCAGGCCCGACCAGGGCTGGTAGCCCTATATACTATAAAAGGATCCAGGTCATGAATGACATCAGAACCAGGCCCGTCACAGTGCCCCCTGATGCCAAGCGGTTGATGCATGAACGGGGCGGAAAGATGCTGCCAGTTATCAAACGAACATTGGCACGAAGCAACGAGGACTTCCGAGTTCAAATCATCCCCATGCCGCCGAGATCTGCATGTCCGAGCCAGATGTCTAGTCACCCAGATGTGCTGCTGGTGCCAAATGCATCAATGGTCGAGGACAGAGAACAAGAAGTTGCAGACGACATGAACGATGACGCCATGAAA
It encodes:
- the LOC135486497 gene encoding uncharacterized protein LOC135486497 isoform X2 — its product is MYLFPAYKTRRMQTIEEGLVFTCRVGKCPLDDYPMTVDRGQVTRTMCDVRRLKRKDQNNLLKASQVSETLYRHSRRMFNYALSRAGEIDQVDSPNAKATQSQCFSGPTRAGSPIYYKRIQVMNDIRTRPVTVPPDAKRLMHERGGKMLPVIKRTLARSNEDFRVQIIPMPPRSACPSQMSSHPDVLLVPNASMVEDREQEVADDMNDDAMKAPDSVEEEPEVIPVKSKKSLSTKHGGGKRRVTKHWVDELTVSSDGSNRDQQDQKTAGQTTQNQGQGQENANSVERKLNGEVENVNLDNAFQVKMGENGEIRSSDALPDRDNFILTLQELQEKQLTLPEFKCPSSEEKSREYAIREWLKHTSFTIGNRNVPLF
- the LOC135486497 gene encoding uncharacterized protein LOC135486497 isoform X3 produces the protein MGKCPLDDYPMTVDRGQVTRTMCDVRRLKRKDQNNLLKASQVSETLYRHSRRMFNYALSRAGEIDQVDSPNAKATQSQCFSGPTRAGSPIYYKRIQVMNDIRTRPVTVPPDAKRLMHERGGKMLPVIKRTLARSNEDFRVQIIPMPPRSACPSQMSSHPDVLLVPNASMVEDREQEVADDMNDDAMKAPDSVEEEPEVIPVKSKKSLSTKHGGGKRRVTKHWVDELTVSSDGSNRDQQDQKTAGQTTQNQGQGQENANSVERKLNGEVENVNLDNAFQVKMGENGEIRSSDALPDRDNFILTLQELQEKQLTLPEFKCPSSEEKSREYAIREWLKHTSFTIGNRNVPLF
- the LOC135486497 gene encoding uncharacterized protein LOC135486497 isoform X1 is translated as MILEAMRTKSRERPPSSLAMSAKERYDPLLWPERAKPGDIETCASRLSNVTFLSLPVGKCPLDDYPMTVDRGQVTRTMCDVRRLKRKDQNNLLKASQVSETLYRHSRRMFNYALSRAGEIDQVDSPNAKATQSQCFSGPTRAGSPIYYKRIQVMNDIRTRPVTVPPDAKRLMHERGGKMLPVIKRTLARSNEDFRVQIIPMPPRSACPSQMSSHPDVLLVPNASMVEDREQEVADDMNDDAMKAPDSVEEEPEVIPVKSKKSLSTKHGGGKRRVTKHWVDELTVSSDGSNRDQQDQKTAGQTTQNQGQGQENANSVERKLNGEVENVNLDNAFQVKMGENGEIRSSDALPDRDNFILTLQELQEKQLTLPEFKCPSSEEKSREYAIREWLKHTSFTIGNRNVPLF